The sequence GATTCCCGCCGGCGAATTCATGATGGGGACCGGTGAGACGACGGAGCAACTTCGTCAGGCGTTCCCGTATGCGCAACCAGAATGGATGCTCGACGATCGGCCACAACATCGCGTGCGAATTACCAAGCCGTTTTACTTAGGTACGTATGCAGTCACTCTCGGCCAATTCCTTGATTTCTACCACAGCATGAAACATTCCGATTCCGCCTACAAATGCGAATGCGAAAAAGACGACAAAGGGGGCTGGGGGTACGATCCCAAAGATAAAGCCGGACCGCTGCTGCGCGCCACGCGCTTTGTTCCCTGGAACACAGGTTTTGAACAAACCAACAATCATCCCGTCGTAAATGTTAGCTGGAACGACGCGCACGCTTTTTGCCAGTGGCTAAGCAAAAAAGAGGGCCGAAAATATCGCCTCCCGACCGAGGCCGAATGGGAGTATGCTGCGCGCGCCGGCACCACCACCCACTATTACTTCGGCGATGACCCGGAAACGCTGTCAAAATATGAAAACGTCGCCGACAGCTCGTCCAAAGAGAAGTTTCCCGGCTTTTCTGCCATCGCCAGCCGCGATGGATTTGTTTTCACGGCTCCGGTCGGCAGCTTTCGCCCCAACGCCTTCGGCCTGTACGACATGCTTGGCAATGTCGAACAATGGTGTTCCGATTGGTATTCGGAAGATTATTCCAGTTCCAAAGCCGACGACCCCCAGGGTTGGCCGCAAGGTTCCGAACGCGTCCTCCGGGGTGGCACTTGGAATAACGACGCGTTTCACTGCCGCTGTGCGTTCCGCGACAACCATGATCCGTCGCGCTGCACCTACGACATCGGCTTCCGCGTCGTTTGCGAGCAATAAGCGCTTCAAAGTGTGCAATGCAGGGACGGGTGGTGCGCTCCGCTAGGGCGGTGGCGGCTAAACGGCGACATTCGGCATTCCCGGATTCCGGACGGCGTGGCCGTCCTTGTGCCCACGGGCAAAGCCCGGGGCTAAATCTCGGTCAGGAAAAAATCTTCGACAAACTTCTTGACGACAATTGTAGACTTTGCTACATTGTGTCTACAAAGGTAGTCAGTGAGGCAAAGGGATTAGGGATTAGAGGGTAGAGCAGAGGCGAGTGATTAGGAGCTAGCAGTTAAAAGCGAGAAATTAGCGATTAGCGATAATTAGTAATTTGCAATTAGCGTGTAGGAGAGAAATTATGTCACGGATGCCGGGCAAGTTGGGTCAGGCGGAATTGGAAATTCTGCAAATCGTGCAAGAGCATCAGCCGGTTACGGTGGGCGATGTCGCCCGCCAAGTCGCCGCCGATACGGGCAAAGCCCGCACCACCGTGGCCACGATGGTCGGCCGGCTCTTGCGCAAAGGCTTTCTCACGCGAAAAAAGGTGGAGGGAAAATTTCATTACTCGGCCCGCTTGAGCAAGCCCGAGCTCGATCGCGGCCTGGTGCAGCGGTTCGTGGAGCGGACGCTGGGGGGCTCGCTGTCGCCGTTTGTGGCGTACTTGGTGGAAAAGCCCGACGAGCTTACGCCGAGCGAAGTTCAACGCCTGAAGCAATTGCTGCGCGAAGTGCAGTGGACCGCAACCAACGGCAATCAGGAGAAATCGACATGAGCGCGTGGCTAGCATCGCTATACGCAGCCGGCCCTGGCTGGGGCGCGTGGATGTGGCGAATTTGTTGGCAAGCGGCACTGGTGATTGCCATTGCCTGGCTGCTGACGCTGCTGTTGCGACAGCGATCTTCGCGCTTGCGCTCCTGGATTTGGCGGCTGGCTTACGTGAAGCTGCTG comes from Pirellulales bacterium and encodes:
- a CDS encoding BlaI/MecI/CopY family transcriptional regulator, whose translation is MSRMPGKLGQAELEILQIVQEHQPVTVGDVARQVAADTGKARTTVATMVGRLLRKGFLTRKKVEGKFHYSARLSKPELDRGLVQRFVERTLGGSLSPFVAYLVEKPDELTPSEVQRLKQLLREVQWTATNGNQEKST